One Brassica napus cultivar Da-Ae chromosome C4, Da-Ae, whole genome shotgun sequence genomic region harbors:
- the LOC125585806 gene encoding uncharacterized protein LOC125585806 produces MGMGNEASYAEDGPYEENILGGDFGSTEIPENLMEEPNEEQYEERVFEDFEAANQPLYDGCVEGISQLYLASRLMKVKTDHNLAESCMDEISQTFRAVLPQPNIAPESYYEMKMLTKSLGLPVVKIDICEDNCMLFRKEDSGLLACRFCGKDRYHKNHGKGKRRPKQRMFYLPITERLKRLYQQESTASQMRWHAEHESPEGEMHHPSDAAAWKHFNKVYPDFAEESQNVYLGLATDGFNPVGMSGEAHSVWPVIVTPYNLPPGMCMKREYFFLSVLVPGPRHPKKSIDIYLQPLIEELKSLWSDGVEAYDVSKKQNFSMRAALMWTINDFPAYGMMSGWMTHGRLACPYCLDDTKSFWLQHGRKHSWFDCHRMFLPKEHPYRRNVQAFRKGQTVTDDPPPWLTREEILRERINNIEGLKKTIDCGGNGHEKPASIINGYGKDHNWVKKSIFWELPYWEKLLLRHNVDFMHVEKNFFDNLINTVLNVPRKTKDNAKSRMDLPDLCRRSELHMKADGTMPVPIFRLSKEEKKEFLRWLKNDIKFPDGYASKFSRCIDETNSKISGLKSHDCHVIMQRLLPFTFKELLPKSVHIAISEIALFFRDISAKILKHEDVAILKENIAVKLCNLEKIFPPSFFDVMEHLAVHLADEAALGGPVQYRWMYPFERYMYHLKKKVKNKAHIGGSIVAQYVNEEISTASPNFFGNPHVVPEVPLPGEVRFTYQYPDVPNLFYHEGRVSGKCEEKWLTDEDYTVLQTFLMLNCDTFEPYERMFEEFMTERNPYMSTNDLQILKDQHFAEWVKNYVVQASNTYEFPMWMLDFVQGPQHKYKSWPIYHSRGYCFHTHSHGQDKKTQHYGVQVRGTTDTDYYGLIEEIIMVEYFGSVGLKAMVFKCKWFDTTEGRGIRKHKSGIVDVSPRWQYEKYDPFILSGNCDQVCFIPYPRVRHTSANDWWACTKVMPRGVRETSEDALVALQDDTHNQVVAQSVMLRIETYVVEDDSDYKSTPVVPPNDEYVSEDELDEACTDSDSESDSSS; encoded by the exons ATGGGTATGGGAAATGAAGCAAGTTATGCAGAAGATGGCCCATATGAAGAGAACATTCTTGGAGGAGACTTTGGGTCAACTGAAATACCGGAAAATTTGATGGAAGAACCCAATGAAGAGCAATATGAAGAAAGAGTGTTTGAAGATTTTGAAGCCGCCAATCAACCACTATATGATGGATGTGTTGAAGGTATTTCTCAACTATACTTGGCATCTCGTTTAATGAAAGTAAAAACTGATCATAATTTGGCGGAGTCATGTATGGATGAGATATCACAAACTTTTAGAGCTGTTTTGCCACAACCAAATATAGCTCCTGAGTCATATTATGAGATGAAGATGCTGACGAAGTCGCTTGGTCTCCCTGTTGTCAAGATCGATATTTGTGAGGATAATTGCATGTTATTTCGGAAAGAAGATAGCGGGTTGTTGGCGTGTCGGTTTTGTGGGAAAGATAGATATCACAAGAACCATGGAAAGGGAAAGAGGCGTCCAAAACAGAGAATGTTCTATTTGCCTATTACAGAGAGGTTGAAGCGTCTGTACCAACAAGAGTCTACTGCATCACAAATGCGATGGCACGCAGAACATGAGTCGCCAGAAGGAGAAATGCACCACCCTTCAGATGCTGCAGCATGGAAGCATTTTAACAAGGTATATCCTGATTTTGCGGAGGAAAGTCAAAATGTTTATCTAGGATTAGCAACAGATGGATTTAATCCAGTGGGTATGAGCGGAGAAGCCCACTCGGTCTGGCCCGTCATCGTAACCCCGTATAACCTACCTCCTGGTATGTGTATGAAAagagaatatttctttttatcagtaCTAGTTCCTGGGCCAAGGCATCCAAAGAAGAGCATTGATATTTATCTGCAGCCGTTAATTGAAGAACTAAAAAGTTTGTGGAGCGATGGAGTTGAAGCATATGATGTCTCGAAGAAGCAAAATTTTTCGATGCGAGCCGCACTAATGTGGACAATTAATGACTTTCCCGCTTACGGCATGATGTCCGGATGGATGACTCATGGCCggttagcttgtccatattgtcttgatGATACAAAGTCTTTTTGGTTGCAACATGGAAGGAAGCATAGCTGGTTTGACTGCCATAGAATGTTCCTGCCTAAGGAGCATCCTTACAGAAGAAATGTCCAAGCTTTTCGAAAGGGGCAGACAgtaactgatgatcctccaccATGGTTGACGAGAGAAGAAATTCTTCGCGAAAGAATCAACAACATCGAAGGATTGAAGAAAACTATCGATTGTGGAGGAAATGGACACGAGAAACCTGCGAGCATTATAAACGGCTACGGCAAAGACCACAATTGGGTGAAGAAAAGTATCTTTTGGGAGTTGCCGTATTGGGAAAAACTTCTTCTTCGCCACAACGTGGACTTCATGCACGTTGAGAAAAATTTCTTTGATAATCTTATCAACACGGTGCTTAATGTTCCcaggaagacaaaagataatgcAAAGTCGAGGATGGATTTACCTGATTTGTGCAGAAGGTCTGAGTTACATATGAAGGCTGATGGAACGATGCCTGTCCCGATTTTCCGGTTGtcgaaggaagaaaaaaaagaatttctgCGATGGttgaaaaatgatataaaatttccAGATGGGTATGCTTCAAAGTTTAGTAGGTGTATAGACGAGACGAATAGCAAGATTTCAGGTCTCAAAAGTCATGATTGTCACGTCATTATGCAGCGACTTCTCCCATTTACGTTTAAGGAATTACTACCCAAAAGTGTTCACATTGCCATTTCAG agataGCACTTTTCTTTCGTGATATCTCTGCAAAGATACTTAAGCACGAAGATGTtgctattttaaaagaaaacattgcGGTGAAGCTTTGTAATTTGGAGAAGATTTTTCCACCGTCGTTCTTTGATGTTATGGAACATTTGGCCGTACATTTAGCAGACGAAGCTGCTTTAGGTGGTCCAGTGCaatatagatggatgtatccttTCGAGCGATACATGTACCATCTGAAaaagaaagttaaaaataaGGCACACATTGGAGGTTCCATCGTTGCACAATATGTGAATGAAGAAATATCTACCGCTTCTCCAAACTTCTTTGGTAATCCACATGTGGTACCTGAGGTTCCACTTCCCGGGGAAGTTCGGTTTACATATCAATATCCAGATGTGCCTAACTTGTTTTATCACGAAGGTCGGGTTAGTGGAAAATGTGAAGAGAAATGGCTAACCGATGAAGACTACACTGTCCTCCAGACTTTTCTGATGCTCAATTGTGATACATTTGAACCCTACGAAAG GATGTTCGAGGAGTTTATGACAGAGAGAAACCCATATATGTCTACTAATGATCTACAAATACTGAAAGACCAACATTTTGCTGAATGGGTGAAAAACTAT GTTGTGCAAGCGAGTAACACATATGAGTTTCCGATGTGGATGTTAGATTTTGTACAAGGTCCGCAACATAAGTATAAATCTTGGCCGATTTACCATTCACGTGGATACTGCTTCCACACACATAGCCATGGCCAAGATAAGAAAACCCAACATTACGGCGTCCAAGTTCGTGGAACCACAGATACTGACTATTACGGTTTGATTGAGGAGATAATAATGGTTGAGTATTTTGGTTCCGTTGGACTGAAGGCCATGGTTTTTAAATGTAAGTGGTTTGATACAACTGAAGGACGGggaattcgaaaacataaatcaGGAATCGTTGATGTGTCTCCGCGTTGGCAGTATGAGAAATATGATCCATTTATCTTATCTGGTAATTGTGATCAAGTTTGTTTTATTCCTTATCCGCGGGTACGACATACATCAGCCAACGATTGGTGGGCATGTACAAAAGTTATGCCTAGAGGGGTTCGAGAAACCTCTGAGGATGCTCTTGTTGCATTACAAGATGATACACACAACCAAGTTGTTGCACAGAGCGTGATGCTGCGCATTGAGACGTATGTTGTCGAAGATGATTCAGATTATAAATCTACACCAGTTGTTCCTCCTAATGACGAATACGTTTCAGAAGATGAATTAGATGAGGCTTGTACTGATTCGGATTCGGAATCTGATTCAAGTTCTTAG
- the LOC106386091 gene encoding uncharacterized protein LOC106386091: MRQGRPQMTLSDPSAMAPSFSPPGVVPPGAVPHASVGSSSAVPVAPAPYVRRREDALLCAPSRRNQPHLHPDKTNGALWFGIDPEVHAFIRATWQGNYWGSWASWNFVPPEKKDQWWHAFIQHYYWDDQFHDEIYLKWKKQTQVTVCGRISQNRRDNRQPSYMSDAHWATMVEKYNTEQAKRKSAKAARSRKSAPVGKKMHKHGAGPRCFLNIAYQMMVDEGLDEPPSYTALARKTHTCKDGSFLDERTEELVLEVEEAVEEMLQDGSPLGDSQTDSTAASNAKRYLLNQEYIKRGKTNKGTIYGLGSVQYKNSSPSVPIPVSLQRNLDVDMRMSGFETTISEVKGDIAGVKEDFSALKAEINAFKTQVTGGMSASQATLNIILQTLQSQASTPASTAQPYQPQAQSQPQGQPQAPIQSQHQPQAQGQSTALPQHLTINNPSELDRWCQDLGM; this comes from the exons ATGCGGCAAGGGAGACCACAAATGACCTTATCGGATCCTTCTGCCATGGCCCCATCTTTTTCTCCTCCTGGAGTTGTACCTCCTGGAGCTGTTCCTCACGCATCTGTCGGGTCTTCAAGTGCTGTGCCTGTGGCTCCTGCCCCTTATGTCAGGAGAAGAGAAGATGCTCTGCTATGTGCGCCATCCAGACGTAACCAGCCACACCTCCACCCTGACAAGACCAATGGAGCATTGTG GTTTGGTATTGATCCTGAAGTCCATGCTTTTATCCGAGCAACATGGCAGGGAAACTACTGGGGGTCGTGGGCAAGCTGGAACTTCGTTCCACCTGAGAAGAAGGATCAGTGGTGGCATGCGTTCATT CAACACTACTACTGGGATGACCAATTCCATGATGAAATCTACTTGAAGTGGAAGAAACAAACTCAGGTTACCGTATGTGGCCGCATCAGCCAGAACAGGAGAGATAATAGGCAACCTTCTTACATGTCAGACGCTCACTGGGCAACAATGGTTGAGAAGTACAACACTGAGCAAGCAAAAAGGAAGAGTGCAAAAGCTGCAAGATCTCGTAAGTCTGCTCCAGTTGGGAAGAAGATGCACAAGCACGGTGCAGGCCCACGCTGTTTCCTGAACATTGCGTATCAAATG ATGGTTGATGAAGGTTTGGATGAACCACCTTCATACACAGCCCTTGCAAGGAAGACTCACACGTGTAAAGATGGTTCCTTCCTAGACGAACGTACGGAGGAACTGGTGCTGGAGGTTGAGGAAGCCGTTGAAGAGATGTTACAAGATGGATCTCCACTAGGAGACAGTCAAACTGACTCCACTGCTGCTTCAAATGCAAAGCGCTATCTTCTCAACCAAGAATACATCAAG AGAGGAAAGACAAATAAGGGTACAATCTACGGCCTTGGCAGTGTTCAGTACAAGAACAGCAGTCCATCTGTGCCAATTCCTGTCTCACTGCAGCGTAACCTAGACGTTGATATGCGCATGTCTGGCTTTGAGACCACCATTTCTGAAGTCAAGGGAGACATTGCTGGAGTCAAGGAAGATTTCAGTGCTTTGAAGGCAGAAATCAATGCTTTCAAGACTCAAGTAACGGGGGGGATGTCAGCTAGCCAAGCAACTCTCAACATTATTCTGCAAACTCTCCAATCTCAAGCTTCCACTCCTGCCTCAACTGCACAACCATATCAGCCTCAAGCTCAGTCACAACCTCAAGGTCAGCCCCAAGCTCCCATTCAATCTCAACATCAGCCACAAGCTCAAGGTCAGTCTACGGCTCTACCACAACATCTCACGATCAATAACCCATCTGAGTTAGATAGGTGGTGCCAAGACCTTGGTATGTAA
- the LOC106383642 gene encoding uncharacterized protein LOC106383642 translates to MTKKQLLLVIILVVIFVIVLDVTQVEAMRPFPEAVDEISLLLFQSLQRGPVTGSSRSGCTNIPRGSGRCRRG, encoded by the coding sequence ATGACGAAGAAACAATTACTGCTCGTGATTATCTTAGTTGTTATTTTCGTTATTGTCTTGGACGTTACGCAAGTTGAGGCCATGAGGCCTTTCCCGGAGGCCGTCGATGAGATCAGTCTACTGTTGTTTCAGTCGCTGCAAAGAGGCCCGGTCACTGGCTCTAGTCGGAGCGGTTGCACCAATATTCCTCGCGGCTCAGGAAGGTGCCGCCGCGGCTAG